The Streptomyces sp. NBC_00483 genome contains the following window.
GGCGCACCGTCGTCGCCGTCTCGAACGAGGTGGGGTCGGGGATCGTGCCCGCGACCGCGTCGGGGCGCCGCTACCGGGACGAACTCGGCCGTCTGAACGCGGCGTTCGCGTCCGAGTGCGAGCACGTGCTGCTCGTCGTCGCGGGTCAGCCGCTCGCGCTGCGCGGCTGACCCGGATCCGTTTCTCCTACTCCTACGCGTCCGGGTCGCGGCGCGCGATCACCCGGTAGGCGTTGGAGAAGCGGGTGCGGCGGGCCAGAGGTGCGAGGACCCGGTCGGCCGCGCAGGCGGCGAGGAACGCGGGTGCGACGGCGTACATGAGGACCTTGCGCAGGATGCGCTGGGCCCCGCCGGGGGCCTTGGTGCGCCACGGGTCGTCGGCGTCGGGCAGGTGCCGGCCCGCGAACAGGGCGAGTCCTGCCGCGAGATCCAGCGGGACGTGGGGCTCGCTGCGGTCGACGGCGACGACCGTGTAGCCGAGGGCGCGCAGTTCGGCGCGGAGGTTGGCGAGCGGGATCAGATGCAGGTGCTGCGGCTGGAAGTACGAGATCCACCACTTCCCGAGCAGCTTCGCGAAGCGGCTCTCGGGGTCGGGGAGCTCGATCATCAGATGCCCGCCGGGGCGCAGCACACGGTGCGCGGCCTTCAGTTCCTCGCGCGGATCGCGGGAGCGGCCCAGGTAATGGAACATGCTCAGCGCGTCGTAGCCGCCCTCGAGGCCGGGGGCGAGATCGGTGAACAGGCCCTGGTGGGCCCGCTCGACGCGGCCCGCCCTGCGGCCCTCCTCGACGCCTTCGCCGCTGTCGAGGCCGTCGAAGGCCGTGTACGGCAGGACCTCTTGGGCCACCGCGGGGAAGTGGCCCTGGCCGGTGCCGATGTCGAGCCAGCTCTCCGGTTCGATGAACGTGGCGAGAGCGCGGGCGCGGGACCGGTCGCGATGCGTGGAGGTGCGCGCGCGGAAGATCCACTCGGCCTGGTCGGCGTAGCGGCCCTCGCAGAAGTCCCGGTAGTAGAAGTCCAGGCCCTCGGGGGTGAGGCGGGGGTTCTGGAACGAGTGGGCGCAGGACCCGCACTGGACGAGGGTGAAGCTGCCGGGCTTGTGCTGGAGGAGGTCGGTGGTGCGCAGGCGGGTCCGCAGCCGGGTGCTGCCGCACCAGGGGCAGTCGGGGCGGCGTGGCTCGTGGAAGCGTTCGGTGCCCTGGGCGAGTTCGGTGAGGTAGGCGGGGCGGCGCTCGGCGACGGCCTGGGGGGTGGCGGGGGCGGTCAAGGTGAGGCCTCCAGTCATGGCAGTCATGGTCTGCGTTGCCGCAACGAGCGCGCGAGATATGACAATTCGACGCGAACATGAACGCAACCGATCATCTCCGAGCAGTTCATGACACCCGGGAGGCGACTCACCGGCCGTCGTCGGCGTCCGCCGGACGGACGCACCCATCGGTGTCCTGTGACGGAGGGTGCAGCTGGGGCCAGACCCTCGCGACGGCCGGTACTGTTCGGCGAATGAGCTCGCTGAACCTCGACGACTTCACCGATCTGATCGAGCGCCCCGACGGCGGCACCCGCCGCGACGCCGAGGAGCGCAGGGCCCGCTTCGCCGTGCCGCCGGGCGCCCTCGGCCGCCTCGACGAACTGGGCGAGTGGCTGAGCGCCGCCCAGGGCGCGGTGCCCGTGCGACCGGTCGCGCGGCCGCGCGTGGTCCTCTTCGCGGGCGACCACGGCGTGGCCGGGCTCGATGTGTCGAAGCGGCCCGCGGGCAGCGCGGCCGGCCTCGTACGGGAGGTCGTCGAGGGCGCCTCCGCGGGCGCGGTGCTCGCGCGCCGGCTCGGCGTCGGCGTGCGCGTCGTCGACCTCTCCCTGGACTGCGAGCCCGACGAGCTGCCCAAGACCGTCGACAACCGGCGCGTGCGGCGCGGCTCGGGGTGCATCGACACCGAGGACGCGCTCACCCTCGAAGAGGCGGAGGCCGCGTTCCGCGCGGGCATGGCGGTCGCCGACGAGGAGGCCGACTCCGGTACGGACCTCGTCGTCCTCGGCGACATCAGCGTCGGTGGCACGACGGCGGCGGCCACGCTGATCGCCGCGCTGTGCGGCACGGACGCGTCCGTGGTGACGGGCCGCGGCGGCGACCCCATCGACGACCTCGCCTGGATGCGCAAGTGCGCGGCGGTCCGTGACGCGCTGCGCCGGGCCCGCCCCGTCCTCGGCGACCAGCTCCAGCTCCTCGCCACGGTGGGCGGCGCCGACCTCGCGGCGGCGACCGGCTTCCTGCTCCAGTGCGCGGTGCGGCGTACGCCCGTACTTCTGGACGGCGTGGTCTCCGCGGCCTGCGCGCTCGTCGGCCAGCGCGTCGCGTTCCGCGCCCCCGACTGGTGGCTGGCCGCCCACGCCAGCGGCGAACCGGCCCAGGCGAAGGCGCTCGACCGCATGGCCATGGACGTACTCCTCGACCAGGACGTCCGGGTGGGCGGCGGCGCGGGGGCGCTTCTTGCGCTTCCGCTGGTCCAGGCGGCGGCCGCCTTGGCGGCGGAGCTGCCGGAGGGTGCGGGTGCGGCGGAGCCGGCCGACCAGGAGGCGTAAGGGGGCGGCCCCCCCGGCCCCACGCCACGGGGCTCTGCCCCGGACCCCGCGCCTCAATCGCCGGCGGGGCTGGATTGGCCCACCCGCCGCAGGGCTGGATTGACCTACCTGTCGCAGAGGCTTGATTGGTCCAGCCGCCGGCGGGGCTTGATTGGTCCAGCCGCCGGCGGGGCTGAAAGATCGGGGCTCCGCCCCGGACCCCGCTGCTCAAACGCCGCAGGGGCTGGAATTGCCCACCCAAAGGCCTGGTCACAGCGCCGGGTACGCTCCAGCGGTGTCTGCGACAACCTCCCCCGCCTCCCTTCCCGACGGCATGCGTTTTGCGTTTGGGACGCTCACCGTTCTTCGGGTGAAGGTCACCCGCTGGGACCGTGCGGCCGCCCGGATCGGGATGCTCTGCGCGCCGCTCGCCGGTCTGGTCGTCGGCCTCGCCGCGGCCGCGGTCGGTGTGGCGTTGACCTTCCTCGGAGCGGACGCGCTCCTCGCCGCCGTCGCCGCCGTCGCGGTGCCGGCCGCGCTGACCCGCGGACTGCACCTCGACGGGCTCGCGGACGTCGCCGACGGCCTGGGCAGCGGGAAGCCCGCCGACGACGCGCTGCGGATCATGAAGCAGTCGGACATCGGCCCCTTCGGCGTGGTCACGCTCGTCCTGGCCCTGTTCGCCCAAGTCGCCGTCCTGGCCGACCAGTTCGGGCAGTCGTGGTGGCGCGGCGCCCTCGCCGCGACCGTCTCCGCGGTGACCGCGCGCCTCGCCCTGACCTTCGCCTCCCGCACCGGCGTACCGGCCGCCCGCCCCGAGGGCCTCGGCGCGGCGGTCGCGGAGACGGTGTCGCGGCGGGCGGCGCTGATCACGGGGGCCGTGGTGGTCGCGGTGACCGCCGCCCTCTCGGTCCAGGCCGCCCTGGCCGTCGTCCTGGGCTGCGCCGCCGCCGAACTCCTGTCGCGCCGCTGCGTCTCCCGATTCGGAGGCGTAACCGGCGACGTCTTCGGCGCACTCGCCGAAACAGCGGCCACGGCGGCACTGGTGATCCTGGCCCTCGGCTGATCCCAGCGGCGGGGCGCACCTGGACGAAGCACCCCAAGAACGACGGGCGTAGGCTCGGCCCCGGGCGGGCCAACTACCCCCGGCCCCGGCGAAGAAGCCGGGGTTCACCCGATGAAAGAGGGACCTCACCACCGTGACTGCTCTGACTCTCAGCACCGCCGCGGCGACCGGCCTGCGCGCCGACGCGATCGTCGTCGGCGTCGTGAAGGGCGACAAGGGCCCGGTCGTCGCGCACGGCGCGGAAGCCGTGGACAAGGCGTACGACGGAAAGCTCGGTTCCGTCCTGGAGACCCTCGGCGCCAGTGGCGGCGAGGGCGAGGTGACCAAGCTCCCGGCGCCGTCCGGCCTCAAGGCGCCGCTCGTGCTGGCGGTCGGTCTCGGCGGCGAGCCCGAGAAGGACGGCGCGTACGACGGCGAGGCGCTGCGCCGCGCCGCCGGTGTCGCGGCCCGCGCCCTGGCCGGTTCGAAGAAGGCCGCGTTCGCGCTGCCGGTCGACGACGCCGAGGACGTCGGCGCGATCGCGGAGGGCGCGCTGCTCGGCGCGTACTCCTTCGACGCGTACAAGGAGTCCGCCCGGGAAGCCAAGGACGCGAAGGCCCCGAAGGACGCGAAGAAGAACGGCCGGGCCCCGCTCGCCGAGGTCGCGATCCTCGGCGGCAAGCCCCGCGACAAGGCGTACAAGGCGGCCGTCGAGCGCGCCCTCGCCCTGGCCGAGGAGCTCAACCGCGCCCGCGACCTGATCAACACCCCGCCGAACGACCTGAACCCGGAGTCCTTCGCCGCCGTCGCCCAGGCCGCGGCCAAGGAGCACGGCATCAAGGTGCAGGTGCTCGACGAGAAGGCCCTGGAGAAGGGCGGCTACGGCGGCATCCTCGGCGTCGGCGCCGGTTCCGCCTCGGCCCCGCGCCTGGTGAAGCTCTCGTACAAGAGCTCCAAGGCGAAGAAGCACCTCGCCTTCGTCGGCAAGGGCATCACGTACGACTCGGGCGGCATCTCGCTGAAGCCCGCCGGTCACAACGAGACGATGAAGTGCGACATGGCCGGCGCCGCCGCCGTGTTCGCCGCCGTCGTCGCCGCCGCGCGGCTCGGCCTCGAGGTGAACGTCACCGGCTGGCTGGCGCTCGCCGAGAACATGCCGTCGGGCTCGGCCACCCGCCCCGGCGACGTGCTGCGCATGTACTCGGGCAAGACGGTCGAGGTGCTGAACACCGACGCCGAGGGCCGCCTCGTCCTCGCCGACGCCATCGCCAAGGCCTCCGAGGAGACTCCGGACGCAATCGTCGACGTCGCGACGCTGACCGGCGCGATGATGCTGGCGCTCGGCGCCCGCACCTTCGGCATCATGGCCAACGACGACGCCTTCCGCGGCTCGATCCACGAGGCCGCGGAGGAGGTCGGCGAGCCGGCCTGGCCGATGCCGCTCCCGGCCGACCTGCGCAAGGGCATGGACTCGTCCACCGCCGACATCGCCAACATGGGCGAGCGGATGGGCGGCGGCCTGGTCGCCGGCCTGTTCCTCCAGGAGTTCGTCGGCGAGGGCATCACGTGGGCCCACCTCGACATCGCGGGCCCGGCCTTCAACGAGTCGGCCCCGTTCGGCTACACGCCGAAGGGCGGCACCGGTTCCGCGGTCCGCACGCTGGTCCGTCTCGCGGAGCGGACGGCGGCGGGCGACCTCGGCTGAGGCCCCGCGCACACCGCGCAATCGCTGCATAAGCGCTGAACAGCCCCCGGGTGCACGACCCCGGGGGCTGTTCGCTTTGAACGAAATCTGCGTGTTTGTCCCCGCTCGTCACAGCTGTTTCCGGTGTAACAGCCGTCTCACCCCCCAGCCCGACGTCCCGACTCCCGCCGACAAGTGCGAGGATGGGGTACGGCAGGACAGGGCCCTCACCCAGGGCCGAAGAACGAGCGGCCGAACACCCCGCCGCCCGGTCGTCGGAGACCGGCGTACGGCGCACATGCATGGAGGACGTGACGTGGCGAACGACGCCAGCACCGTTTTCGACCTAGTGATCCTCGGCGGTGGCAGTGGCGGTTACGCCGCGGCCCTGCGCGGAGCGCAGCTGGGCCTGGACGTCGCCCTGATCGAGAAGAACAAGCTCGGCGGCACGTGCCTGCACAACGGCTGCATCCCCACGAAGGCTCTGCTGCACGCCGGTGAGATCGCGGACCAGGCGCGCGAGAGCGAGCAGTTCGGTGTCAAGGCCACCTTCGAGGGCATCGACATCAACGCCGTCCACAAGTACAAGGACGACGTGATCTCCGGCCTGTACAAGGGCCTGCAGGGCCTCGTGGCCTCGCGCAAGGTGACGTACATCGAGGGCGAGGGCAAGCTCTCCTCCCCGACGTCCGTCGACGTCAACGGCCAGCGTGTCCAGGGCCGCCATGTCCTCCTCGCGACCGGCTCCGTGCCGAAGTCGCTGCCGGGCCTGGAGATCGACGGCAACCGCATCATCTCCTCGGACCACGCGCTGAAGCTGGACCGCGTCCCGGAGTCCGCGATCGTCCTGGGCGGCGGCGTCATCGGCGTCGAGTTCGCCTCGGCGTGGAAGTCCTTCGGCACCGACGTCACGGTCGTCGAGGGCCTCAAGCACCTCGTCCCGGTCGAGGACGAGAACAGCTCCAAGATCCTGGAGCGCGCCTTCCGCAAGCGCGGCATCAAGTTCAACCTCGGCACCTTCTTCGAGAAGGCCGAGTACACGCAGGACGGCGTCCGCGTGACCCTCGCCGACGGCAAGACCTTCGACGCCGAGGTCCTCCTCGTCGCCATCGGTCGCGGCCCGGTCTCCCAGGGCCTCGGCTACGAGGAGCAGGGCGTCGCCATGGACCGTGGCTACGTCCTCGTCGACGAGTAC
Protein-coding sequences here:
- a CDS encoding class I SAM-dependent methyltransferase codes for the protein MTGGLTLTAPATPQAVAERRPAYLTELAQGTERFHEPRRPDCPWCGSTRLRTRLRTTDLLQHKPGSFTLVQCGSCAHSFQNPRLTPEGLDFYYRDFCEGRYADQAEWIFRARTSTHRDRSRARALATFIEPESWLDIGTGQGHFPAVAQEVLPYTAFDGLDSGEGVEEGRRAGRVERAHQGLFTDLAPGLEGGYDALSMFHYLGRSRDPREELKAAHRVLRPGGHLMIELPDPESRFAKLLGKWWISYFQPQHLHLIPLANLRAELRALGYTVVAVDRSEPHVPLDLAAGLALFAGRHLPDADDPWRTKAPGGAQRILRKVLMYAVAPAFLAACAADRVLAPLARRTRFSNAYRVIARRDPDA
- the cobT gene encoding nicotinate-nucleotide--dimethylbenzimidazole phosphoribosyltransferase — encoded protein: MSSLNLDDFTDLIERPDGGTRRDAEERRARFAVPPGALGRLDELGEWLSAAQGAVPVRPVARPRVVLFAGDHGVAGLDVSKRPAGSAAGLVREVVEGASAGAVLARRLGVGVRVVDLSLDCEPDELPKTVDNRRVRRGSGCIDTEDALTLEEAEAAFRAGMAVADEEADSGTDLVVLGDISVGGTTAAATLIAALCGTDASVVTGRGGDPIDDLAWMRKCAAVRDALRRARPVLGDQLQLLATVGGADLAAATGFLLQCAVRRTPVLLDGVVSAACALVGQRVAFRAPDWWLAAHASGEPAQAKALDRMAMDVLLDQDVRVGGGAGALLALPLVQAAAALAAELPEGAGAAEPADQEA
- a CDS encoding adenosylcobinamide-GDP ribazoletransferase, which encodes MRFAFGTLTVLRVKVTRWDRAAARIGMLCAPLAGLVVGLAAAAVGVALTFLGADALLAAVAAVAVPAALTRGLHLDGLADVADGLGSGKPADDALRIMKQSDIGPFGVVTLVLALFAQVAVLADQFGQSWWRGALAATVSAVTARLALTFASRTGVPAARPEGLGAAVAETVSRRAALITGAVVVAVTAALSVQAALAVVLGCAAAELLSRRCVSRFGGVTGDVFGALAETAATAALVILALG
- a CDS encoding leucyl aminopeptidase, which encodes MTALTLSTAAATGLRADAIVVGVVKGDKGPVVAHGAEAVDKAYDGKLGSVLETLGASGGEGEVTKLPAPSGLKAPLVLAVGLGGEPEKDGAYDGEALRRAAGVAARALAGSKKAAFALPVDDAEDVGAIAEGALLGAYSFDAYKESAREAKDAKAPKDAKKNGRAPLAEVAILGGKPRDKAYKAAVERALALAEELNRARDLINTPPNDLNPESFAAVAQAAAKEHGIKVQVLDEKALEKGGYGGILGVGAGSASAPRLVKLSYKSSKAKKHLAFVGKGITYDSGGISLKPAGHNETMKCDMAGAAAVFAAVVAAARLGLEVNVTGWLALAENMPSGSATRPGDVLRMYSGKTVEVLNTDAEGRLVLADAIAKASEETPDAIVDVATLTGAMMLALGARTFGIMANDDAFRGSIHEAAEEVGEPAWPMPLPADLRKGMDSSTADIANMGERMGGGLVAGLFLQEFVGEGITWAHLDIAGPAFNESAPFGYTPKGGTGSAVRTLVRLAERTAAGDLG
- the lpdA gene encoding dihydrolipoyl dehydrogenase; the protein is MANDASTVFDLVILGGGSGGYAAALRGAQLGLDVALIEKNKLGGTCLHNGCIPTKALLHAGEIADQARESEQFGVKATFEGIDINAVHKYKDDVISGLYKGLQGLVASRKVTYIEGEGKLSSPTSVDVNGQRVQGRHVLLATGSVPKSLPGLEIDGNRIISSDHALKLDRVPESAIVLGGGVIGVEFASAWKSFGTDVTVVEGLKHLVPVEDENSSKILERAFRKRGIKFNLGTFFEKAEYTQDGVRVTLADGKTFDAEVLLVAIGRGPVSQGLGYEEQGVAMDRGYVLVDEYMQTNVPTVSAVGDLVPTLQLAHVGFAEGMLVAERLAGLNPVPVDYDGVPRVTYCHPEVASVGITEAKAKEIYGADKVVALKYNLAGNGKSKILKTTGEIKLVQVKDGAVVGVHMVGDRMGEQVGEAQLIYNWEALPAEVAQLVHAHPTQNEALGEAHLALAGKPLHSHD